From one Acidobacteriota bacterium genomic stretch:
- a CDS encoding DUF5658 family protein, translated as MFVCRKVWLLLAAVTAVNLMSLLDAISTLLLVDNDCCFELNPLINSLMEYHYLAYFGVKLLATLLGTIVCWHFYERRVSAQRALKVISRTYCVLLIWHGLLLTGIIR; from the coding sequence GTGTTTGTTTGTCGAAAGGTCTGGTTATTGCTTGCTGCCGTGACGGCGGTTAATCTGATGTCCCTTCTGGATGCCATCAGCACGCTTTTGCTGGTCGACAATGATTGCTGTTTTGAACTCAACCCGCTCATCAATAGTTTGATGGAGTACCATTATCTCGCTTATTTCGGAGTTAAACTCCTCGCCACTTTACTGGGAACCATCGTTTGCTGGCATTTTTATGAACGCCGGGTCAGCGCGCAAAGGGCATTGAAGGTGATTTCACGAACCTATTGCGTGTTGCTCATCTGGCACGGATTGTTGCTTACCGGAATCATCCGGTAA
- a CDS encoding glutamine--tRNA ligase/YqeY domain fusion protein: MNSSASDSGAATIESSGPSNFIRDIIIKDLRDGKHHGRVQTRFPPEPNGYLHIGHAKAIFLDFGLAAEFGGKCNLRFDDTNPSKEETEYVESIMADVQWLGYQWDGLYYASDYFQQLYDWAVQLIKAGKAYVCDLSADEIREYRGTLTEPGKNSPYRERAVAENLDLFERMKNGEFPDGTRTLRAKIDMASPNLNMRDPVMYRILHMAHHRTGDAWCIYPMYDYAHGQSDSIEEVTHSICTLEFESHRPLYNWFIENLGIFPSQQFEFDRLNLTYTLLSKRKLLRLVQDGHVAGWDDPRMPTLSGIRRRGYTPEALHNFCANLSVSKTNNTVQLSHLEYFVREDLNKHAARVMAVLKPLRLVIENYPDDLVEEMEAVNNPEDLSAGTRKVPFSKVLYIEQDDFKEDPPKQFYRLAPGREVRLRYGYIIKCESVVKDEAGNIVELRCTYDPETRSGQAQSGRKVKATIHWVSAAHAVDAEVRLYDNLFVKENPNEVEEGQEFTVNLNPHSLEALTGCKVEPGLKTAAVGARFQFERLGYFCVDPDSTAEQLVFNRTIGLRDTWSKIEQRSKQ, translated from the coding sequence ATGAATTCATCAGCATCCGATTCCGGCGCGGCGACCATTGAATCGTCGGGACCTTCCAATTTTATTCGCGACATCATCATTAAAGACCTTCGAGACGGTAAACACCACGGGCGCGTACAGACGCGCTTTCCGCCCGAACCCAACGGCTACCTGCACATCGGTCACGCCAAAGCCATCTTCTTGGACTTTGGTCTCGCGGCGGAATTTGGCGGCAAATGCAATCTGCGGTTCGACGACACCAACCCCTCCAAAGAAGAGACCGAATATGTCGAATCCATCATGGCGGATGTGCAATGGCTCGGCTATCAGTGGGACGGACTCTATTACGCTTCGGATTATTTCCAGCAACTGTATGATTGGGCGGTTCAATTAATCAAAGCCGGAAAAGCCTACGTCTGTGACCTGAGCGCCGATGAAATTCGCGAATATCGCGGCACCCTCACCGAACCCGGTAAAAACTCGCCTTACCGCGAGCGCGCGGTTGCAGAGAATCTCGATTTATTCGAGCGCATGAAAAACGGCGAATTCCCCGACGGCACGCGCACGCTGCGCGCCAAAATCGATATGGCGTCGCCCAATCTGAATATGCGCGACCCGGTGATGTATCGCATCCTTCACATGGCGCATCATCGCACAGGCGATGCATGGTGCATCTATCCGATGTATGACTATGCGCACGGGCAATCGGATTCCATCGAAGAGGTGACACATTCCATCTGCACCCTGGAATTTGAATCGCACCGCCCGCTCTATAACTGGTTCATTGAAAACCTCGGCATTTTTCCATCACAGCAGTTTGAATTTGACCGGCTCAATCTCACCTACACCCTGCTCAGTAAACGTAAGCTATTGCGACTGGTGCAGGATGGTCACGTTGCCGGTTGGGACGACCCGCGTATGCCGACGCTTTCGGGAATCCGGCGACGCGGTTACACGCCCGAAGCCTTGCATAATTTTTGCGCCAATCTGAGCGTGTCCAAGACCAATAACACGGTGCAGCTTTCGCATCTCGAATATTTCGTGCGCGAAGATTTGAACAAACACGCGGCGCGGGTGATGGCGGTGCTGAAACCTCTGCGCCTGGTGATTGAAAATTATCCCGATGATTTGGTTGAAGAGATGGAAGCCGTAAACAATCCCGAAGACCTGAGCGCCGGCACGCGCAAAGTGCCGTTCTCGAAAGTGCTTTACATCGAACAGGACGATTTCAAGGAAGACCCGCCCAAACAGTTTTATCGTCTTGCGCCCGGTCGCGAAGTGCGTTTGCGTTACGGTTACATCATCAAATGCGAAAGCGTCGTCAAAGATGAGGCAGGCAATATCGTTGAACTGCGTTGCACCTATGACCCGGAAACCCGCAGCGGGCAAGCGCAAAGCGGGCGCAAAGTCAAAGCCACGATTCACTGGGTGTCAGCCGCGCACGCCGTCGATGCAGAGGTTCGCCTCTATGACAATCTGTTTGTCAAAGAGAATCCCAATGAGGTTGAGGAAGGGCAGGAATTTACCGTAAATCTCAATCCCCATTCGCTCGAAGCGCTTACGGGTTGCAAAGTCGAACCGGGTTTAAAAACCGCGGCGGTTGGCGCGCGTTTTCAGTTTGAACGATTGGGTTATTTTTGTGTTGACCCGGATTCAACCGCTGAACAACTGGTGTTCAATCGCACCATTGGCTTGCGCGACACCTGGTCGAAGATTGAACAACGCAGCAAGCAGTGA
- a CDS encoding AMP-binding protein, whose translation MRTTLLSFIDDFARRKREKVFSHKPELRVVEWSGEQVAESIYQFARELDARRIAKGDRVLLWAKNRPEWVVAFFGCLLRGVVVVPLDLHSSLDFVERVKAQTTPKLLIYSDEYGIALDQTLDRIKLEDLAQIIKQHSTAPYSQADINEDDLVEIIYTSGTTADPKGVCLTHKNLLANILPLERGMQKYLRFEWLIHPMRFLSLVPLSHVFGQFMGLFVPQLLTGEVHFQESLNPSEIITTVKRERISVIVTIPRLLESLRDKIEREWQASGEAEKFHQRFKAVEGKHFLRKWLAFKDIHRRLGWKFWAFVSGGATLDAETEEFWHRLGYLTVQGYGMTETASLVSFNNPFEATRGSIGKTFASQEIKIDESGEILVRGTNVSPGYWQNGVKPFAGAEGWLRTGDIAERDAEGKLFFKGRKKDVIVTAAGLNIYAEDLEAALNHQPEVRDSAVIAIEGARGAEPLAVLLLHDEHADAQTIIKRANQSLSEYQQIRRWFVWQDADFPRTTTTQKTRKRDIVEVVRSELAGSKVHQPSASPLLETIARLSGEAVSQLNASANIATDLKLDSIGRVELLSALEERYQVELDESAFTAATTLGDIEKMIHQTGTSGEINPPVEVKRPYPFAEWAYRFPATWIRLVALYLLILPAVRLLGSPSVRGKAHLKNLRAPVLLVSNHITQNDAGLILAALPFRFRRKLAIAMLGERLRDMRYPPKGVNWFRAVIWKIEWLLITGFFNVFPLPQEGGFRKSFAFAGQAVDRGYNVLVFPEGTRAKDGLLHPFMRGTGLLVEGLNIPVVPVKIDGLFELKQKGKHFALPGQIKITFGESVSYANRDADFITRDLQQRVANLS comes from the coding sequence ATGCGTACTACATTACTCAGTTTCATTGACGATTTTGCCCGTCGTAAACGAGAGAAAGTCTTTTCTCATAAACCCGAACTCAGAGTCGTGGAGTGGTCAGGCGAACAGGTCGCCGAGTCCATCTATCAATTCGCCCGCGAACTTGATGCCCGCCGGATTGCAAAAGGCGACCGCGTGTTGCTGTGGGCAAAAAACCGCCCCGAATGGGTGGTCGCGTTTTTCGGCTGTCTGCTGCGCGGCGTGGTGGTCGTGCCGCTCGATTTACATAGCTCGTTGGATTTTGTCGAGCGCGTCAAAGCGCAAACCACCCCGAAACTTTTAATCTATAGCGATGAATATGGCATCGCGCTTGACCAAACGCTTGACCGCATCAAACTCGAAGACCTCGCGCAAATCATTAAACAACATTCAACCGCGCCTTATTCACAAGCCGATATTAATGAAGATGACCTGGTTGAAATCATTTACACATCCGGGACGACTGCCGACCCGAAAGGCGTGTGCCTGACGCATAAAAATTTACTGGCAAATATTTTGCCGCTTGAACGTGGAATGCAGAAATATCTGCGCTTTGAATGGCTCATTCACCCGATGCGCTTTTTGAGTCTGGTGCCGCTCTCGCACGTCTTCGGTCAATTTATGGGACTGTTCGTGCCGCAACTTTTGACCGGCGAAGTCCATTTTCAGGAATCTCTAAACCCATCGGAAATCATTACGACTGTCAAACGCGAGCGCATCTCGGTCATCGTCACCATCCCGCGACTGCTGGAATCACTGCGCGATAAAATCGAACGCGAATGGCAAGCGAGCGGCGAAGCCGAAAAATTTCATCAACGGTTCAAAGCCGTCGAAGGCAAACATTTCCTCAGAAAATGGCTGGCTTTTAAAGATATTCACCGTCGCTTAGGCTGGAAGTTCTGGGCTTTTGTTTCGGGCGGCGCAACCCTCGATGCGGAGACTGAAGAGTTCTGGCATCGCCTCGGTTATTTAACCGTGCAAGGTTATGGGATGACTGAGACCGCATCGCTGGTGAGTTTCAATAATCCTTTCGAGGCAACGCGCGGGTCGATTGGCAAAACCTTTGCAAGTCAGGAAATCAAGATTGATGAAAGCGGCGAAATCCTGGTGCGCGGCACCAATGTCTCGCCCGGTTACTGGCAAAACGGTGTCAAACCGTTTGCCGGCGCGGAAGGCTGGTTGCGCACCGGCGATATTGCCGAACGCGATGCGGAAGGCAAACTGTTTTTCAAAGGGCGCAAAAAAGATGTGATTGTCACGGCAGCGGGTTTGAATATCTATGCCGAAGACCTCGAAGCCGCGCTCAACCATCAACCCGAAGTGCGCGACAGTGCCGTGATTGCTATTGAAGGCGCACGCGGCGCGGAACCGCTCGCGGTTTTGTTGCTGCACGACGAACACGCGGATGCGCAAACCATCATCAAACGCGCCAATCAAAGTTTAAGTGAGTATCAACAGATTCGTCGTTGGTTCGTCTGGCAGGATGCGGATTTTCCGCGCACCACGACGACGCAAAAGACCCGCAAACGCGACATCGTTGAAGTGGTGCGCAGTGAACTGGCTGGCAGCAAAGTGCATCAACCCAGTGCCTCACCTTTGCTTGAAACGATTGCGCGACTGAGCGGCGAAGCGGTGTCGCAGCTTAACGCCTCTGCCAATATCGCCACCGATTTAAAACTTGATTCCATCGGTCGCGTTGAACTGCTGAGCGCGCTCGAAGAACGCTATCAGGTTGAACTCGATGAATCGGCATTCACCGCGGCAACCACGCTTGGCGACATTGAAAAAATGATTCACCAAACCGGGACAAGCGGGGAAATCAACCCGCCTGTTGAAGTAAAACGCCCGTATCCCTTTGCCGAGTGGGCTTACCGGTTTCCGGCAACCTGGATTCGTTTGGTGGCGCTATATCTATTGATTTTGCCGGCTGTGCGATTGCTGGGTTCACCGAGCGTGCGCGGCAAAGCGCATCTCAAAAATTTACGCGCGCCGGTTTTATTGGTTTCCAATCACATCACCCAAAACGATGCCGGACTCATTCTTGCCGCCTTGCCGTTTCGCTTCAGGCGCAAACTGGCAATCGCTATGCTTGGTGAAAGGTTGCGCGATATGCGCTATCCGCCAAAGGGTGTCAACTGGTTTCGCGCCGTCATCTGGAAAATCGAATGGCTATTGATTACCGGTTTTTTCAATGTTTTTCCGTTGCCGCAGGAAGGTGGCTTCAGAAAAAGTTTTGCCTTTGCCGGGCAGGCGGTTGATCGCGGTTATAACGTTCTGGTATTTCCCGAAGGTACACGCGCCAAAGACGGGTTGCTGCATCCGTTTATGCGCGGCACGGGTTTGTTGGTCGAAGGATTGAATATCCCGGTTGTGCCGGTAAAGATTGACGGCTTGTTTGAGTTGAAACAAAAAGGCAAACATTTTGCGTTGCCCGGACAGATTAAAATTACTTTTGGCGAATCGGTGAGTTATGCAAACCGCGATGCGGATTTCATTACCAGAGATTTACAACAGCGGGTGGCGAACTTATCGTGA
- the cas6 gene encoding CRISPR system precrRNA processing endoribonuclease RAMP protein Cas6 — protein sequence MVPEDFAPLTIARYQLSLRACEATTLPRFLGSTLRGAFGHALKQAVCVMPHRNCDRCLVSDRCIYPYLFETPPPPDVQQLRGQQNAPHPFILTPLETREFAIENREMPLAPLKSGATPTVRSDMAAAVRLVKRAESTQANPVAGERRHFAVGDELAFELVLLGAAIEYLPYIIYAVSEMAGCGLGAERARFALEEVFAVSEAGDRTRIYAGEGSRLTGQSAANSLVNLIEERINRLARQGVVAALERNEPLRLRFMTPTRIRANDDLQVNLSFAALVKNLLRRVSLLAAVHGAGELALDYRELIARAAAVKTLESKLGWHDWQRYSNRQQTHMKFGGFIGDIAFVGDPSVSNPAVEEPSVNNPLKAFLPLLIAGELLHVGSNTAFGLGKFEIVV from the coding sequence ATGGTCCCCGAAGATTTTGCCCCGTTGACGATTGCGCGTTATCAACTGAGTTTGCGCGCCTGTGAAGCGACTACCTTGCCCAGGTTTTTAGGTTCAACCTTGAGAGGCGCATTCGGTCACGCCTTGAAGCAGGCAGTATGTGTGATGCCGCATCGTAATTGCGACCGTTGTCTGGTGAGTGACCGTTGCATTTATCCTTATCTGTTTGAAACGCCGCCTCCACCCGATGTCCAACAATTGCGCGGACAACAAAACGCCCCGCATCCATTCATTCTAACGCCATTAGAAACCAGAGAATTTGCAATCGAAAACCGCGAAATGCCGCTTGCTCCATTGAAATCAGGGGCTACACCGACTGTGCGCTCGGATATGGCGGCGGCTGTCAGATTGGTTAAACGCGCTGAATCGACTCAGGCAAATCCGGTTGCCGGTGAACGCCGCCATTTTGCAGTTGGCGATGAACTGGCATTCGAGTTGGTGTTGCTCGGCGCGGCAATTGAGTATTTGCCTTATATCATTTATGCGGTGAGCGAAATGGCGGGTTGCGGACTCGGAGCCGAGCGCGCGCGGTTTGCGCTTGAAGAAGTTTTTGCCGTAAGCGAAGCCGGTGACCGAACGCGCATTTATGCAGGAGAAGGCAGTCGCTTAACCGGACAGTCCGCCGCGAACAGTTTAGTGAACCTCATTGAAGAGCGAATCAACCGTTTAGCCAGGCAGGGCGTCGTAGCGGCGCTTGAGCGAAATGAACCCTTACGGTTGCGCTTTATGACGCCGACGCGGATTCGCGCAAATGATGATTTGCAGGTCAATTTAAGTTTTGCGGCGTTGGTAAAAAATCTCTTGCGACGGGTGTCATTGCTTGCCGCCGTGCATGGGGCGGGCGAGTTGGCGTTGGATTATCGCGAATTGATTGCGCGCGCGGCAGCAGTCAAAACCCTTGAGTCAAAACTAGGCTGGCATGATTGGCAGCGTTACTCGAACCGCCAGCAGACGCATATGAAATTCGGCGGTTTTATCGGCGACATTGCTTTTGTTGGCGACCCTTCGGTCAGCAATCCGGCGGTCGAAGAGCCTTCGGTTAATAACCCCTTGAAAGCCTTTCTGCCCTTGCTGATTGCCGGTGAATTATTACACGTCGGCAGCAACACGGCATTCGGCTTAGGCAAATTCGAGATAGTCGTTTGA
- a CDS encoding ThiF family adenylyltransferase has translation MSNTTYLFHEYLHRSDEVMRRLSEARITVCGAGALGANLVETLARQGFANLRVIDRDRIEERNLSTQPYFATDVGAFKAKILANSLYRAIGVKVDARAEELTTTNTAKLLKDCDLVVDTFDNSASRRAVKDYSETAGVQCLHAGLANGYAEVVWNDIYRVPSAAQDDICDYPLARNLVSLTIAVTAEVIVRFVAGSARQSFTITLDDFAVRPFQF, from the coding sequence ATGAGCAACACAACATATCTTTTCCACGAGTATCTGCATCGCAGCGATGAAGTGATGCGGCGATTGAGCGAAGCGCGCATCACCGTGTGTGGCGCGGGGGCGCTTGGCGCAAATCTGGTTGAGACGCTTGCGCGGCAAGGCTTCGCCAATTTGCGAGTGATTGACCGCGACCGCATCGAAGAACGCAACCTGTCAACCCAACCTTATTTCGCAACCGATGTCGGGGCATTCAAAGCGAAAATTCTTGCCAACAGTTTGTATCGCGCCATCGGTGTCAAAGTTGATGCGCGCGCCGAAGAATTGACCACAACCAATACGGCAAAACTCTTAAAAGATTGTGACCTCGTCGTTGATACTTTTGATAACAGCGCCTCGCGTCGCGCGGTGAAAGATTATTCGGAAACGGCTGGTGTGCAATGCCTGCACGCAGGGCTTGCCAACGGTTACGCGGAAGTGGTCTGGAATGATATTTATCGCGTGCCATCGGCGGCGCAAGACGACATCTGCGATTATCCGCTTGCCCGAAATCTGGTGAGTTTGACCATCGCGGTCACCGCAGAGGTCATCGTTCGTTTTGTCGCCGGAAGCGCCCGGCAAAGTTTTACCATCACCCTAGATGATTTCGCGGTGCGCCCGTTTCAGTTTTGA
- a CDS encoding RAMP superfamily CRISPR-associated protein: MLVKLNITLKVKAPLITKSSEIGAFGVDAAMAKNADNKCCFPRKLIKGCLRQAWTELKEAEPSFNPNLEQLLGKQSEYEMGASSSVEPNRGLLMFEDFFTTEDANADTLFRISIDRERRAVDQGQMQVIESPFAVGDEIDFTGFISFFAQTQNEANTVKRDIELGLKWITHLGALENVGFGKLIGVNVEFDNAQENQQVKTPTTVAPSADSVDLILKPKSPFCFSKKRISDNIFESDVMISGGALKGALAATWLKLLGKSGSEINKDTDPDREKLGEYFSRLRFTHAFPGLKETRKRPTMFPYSLVKIKEGNNDKQYDVARCQTPVLIKKSDGKPVAPEFFMDWKEHCDVQKKFGWANPKTKLEIHTAIKNNRAKDEQLFAYELLTTKDYDEKEVEWYARVDFSGVDSNERQKVANQLSELLTSFDLQGFGKTKAEVEVEVKANGTIGQCQESDPDNLIDDCWIVTLQTPTLLCDPARLDETCGKDELKAAYEEVWRQLSKDKEDKPTLELVRYYASQSLAGGEYLYKRFQSGKPYNPYLLTEAGSVFVLKAIEDTAKDKIQLWLKTGLPIPEWAKKRFARNAENNDGDDWRNCPYIPQNGYGEIAVNLKVHKENFDPNSYLPIQWLDSEKPITLKPEPPFNLQPLHPPTPKVETHRKFLNRWIIEGTLTTRTPLHIGNGDPTTRPDLINDKTKKRVDISSVAVDKNGRAYLPATTIKGNLREWAITCHVEEEKQKDFFGSDKGEEELRAGKIQFHDAYAEINDYSFSENNDPPYWCDTRLTGVASAVAINRKRRTASDQKLFHYEYVPPGIRFKLILSGNDYDDMPSTNGDNGLVELLALLEGFNANNGIALGSETSDTNFRKNSGITPDAGEEGWGRFHWELKNVKVLDGDKVKEWISSNGNGVGCAITDNFFIEKKTELASDSVARASQLKASSIPRYHIAVDVTLDVKENFIVNDPSHAKPKGGKDRESDKRPNHTPLRDINGKPLLPKRSIKGAVRSQAEKIIRTMGGYACYLDAKVAKWQQDISVDDPTEYRCPSVNKASEVEKLCLACQLFGASGWRSPFQTTPFLGAKAITPKKQEFVAIDRFTGGGAEGHKFNAESFQKTVAADLGLTGQFSVDLKSLEQLGAGKWAIGLLALTMRDLAEGDIRIGMGAAKGYGAIEARLISLPKVSWQSIPVGFQTGLTQEDLDQLDRNTSLAGLGQSTIGQFLIDCVRELESVIATK; encoded by the coding sequence ATGCTTGTTAAACTCAACATTACCTTAAAAGTTAAAGCTCCCTTGATTACAAAATCATCTGAAATCGGCGCATTTGGAGTAGATGCCGCAATGGCTAAGAACGCCGATAATAAGTGCTGCTTTCCACGAAAGTTGATAAAGGGTTGTTTGCGCCAAGCTTGGACAGAACTCAAAGAAGCAGAGCCATCCTTCAATCCCAACCTTGAACAACTTTTAGGCAAGCAATCCGAATATGAAATGGGCGCGTCGTCATCGGTTGAACCGAATCGCGGTCTGTTGATGTTCGAGGATTTCTTCACGACCGAAGATGCCAATGCAGATACGCTCTTTCGTATCAGTATTGACCGCGAGCGCCGCGCTGTGGATCAAGGGCAAATGCAAGTTATTGAAAGCCCGTTTGCTGTCGGCGACGAAATTGATTTCACGGGCTTTATAAGTTTCTTTGCACAAACTCAAAACGAGGCGAATACGGTCAAACGCGATATTGAACTGGGCTTGAAATGGATAACTCATCTTGGGGCTTTGGAAAATGTGGGTTTTGGAAAGCTAATTGGCGTTAATGTCGAATTTGACAATGCTCAGGAAAACCAACAAGTCAAAACTCCAACTACAGTTGCTCCAAGCGCGGATTCTGTGGATTTAATTCTCAAACCGAAATCGCCTTTTTGTTTCTCAAAAAAACGAATCAGCGACAACATCTTTGAGTCTGATGTAATGATTTCAGGCGGCGCGTTGAAAGGAGCGTTAGCCGCGACTTGGTTGAAGCTACTAGGCAAAAGCGGGAGTGAGATTAATAAAGACACTGACCCAGACCGCGAAAAGCTGGGAGAATATTTTTCTCGGTTACGATTTACTCATGCATTTCCTGGGCTAAAGGAAACTCGCAAACGTCCGACGATGTTTCCTTACTCATTAGTGAAAATTAAAGAAGGGAATAACGACAAACAGTACGATGTAGCGCGTTGCCAAACACCTGTCTTGATAAAAAAGAGCGATGGCAAACCGGTTGCGCCGGAATTCTTCATGGATTGGAAAGAGCATTGCGATGTTCAGAAAAAATTTGGATGGGCAAACCCAAAAACGAAATTGGAAATTCACACGGCTATTAAAAACAATCGCGCCAAAGATGAACAACTTTTCGCTTATGAACTGCTTACAACCAAAGATTATGACGAAAAAGAAGTTGAATGGTATGCCCGCGTTGATTTCAGTGGCGTAGATTCAAATGAACGTCAGAAAGTAGCGAACCAACTTTCTGAGTTGCTTACTTCGTTTGATTTGCAGGGATTTGGAAAAACTAAAGCGGAGGTTGAGGTTGAAGTAAAAGCAAATGGAACAATTGGACAATGCCAAGAGTCTGACCCGGATAACCTAATTGATGATTGCTGGATTGTAACTTTACAAACGCCCACTTTGCTTTGTGATCCTGCGCGGCTTGATGAAACCTGTGGGAAAGATGAACTCAAAGCAGCCTACGAAGAAGTTTGGAGACAACTTTCAAAGGATAAAGAAGACAAACCAACTTTAGAACTTGTGCGTTATTATGCAAGCCAATCTTTGGCGGGTGGCGAATATCTGTACAAGCGGTTTCAATCAGGCAAGCCGTACAATCCCTATTTATTGACCGAAGCCGGAAGCGTCTTTGTACTCAAAGCAATAGAGGATACTGCAAAAGACAAAATACAATTATGGTTGAAAACCGGTTTGCCGATTCCCGAATGGGCGAAAAAACGCTTTGCAAGAAACGCCGAAAATAATGACGGTGACGATTGGAGAAACTGTCCGTATATTCCGCAGAATGGTTATGGCGAAATCGCTGTCAATCTGAAAGTTCATAAAGAAAATTTCGATCCAAATTCTTATCTGCCGATTCAATGGTTAGACTCTGAAAAACCGATAACACTAAAACCTGAACCGCCGTTCAATCTGCAACCTTTACACCCGCCGACACCAAAAGTTGAGACGCATCGAAAGTTTTTGAACCGTTGGATAATTGAAGGAACGCTTACGACGCGAACGCCGTTGCATATAGGCAATGGCGACCCAACTACACGACCCGATTTAATAAACGACAAGACAAAGAAGCGAGTGGATATCTCTTCTGTTGCGGTTGATAAAAACGGTCGCGCTTATCTTCCTGCGACTACCATAAAAGGGAATTTGCGCGAATGGGCTATAACTTGCCACGTAGAAGAAGAAAAACAAAAGGACTTTTTCGGAAGCGATAAGGGTGAAGAAGAGTTACGAGCTGGTAAGATTCAATTTCATGATGCGTATGCTGAAATAAATGACTACTCATTTAGTGAAAACAATGACCCGCCATATTGGTGCGATACTCGTTTGACAGGTGTAGCCTCTGCCGTTGCTATCAATCGTAAGCGCCGCACAGCAAGCGATCAAAAGCTTTTTCATTATGAATACGTGCCGCCGGGAATCCGTTTCAAACTGATTCTAAGCGGCAACGATTATGATGATATGCCATCCACGAATGGCGATAATGGATTGGTTGAATTGCTGGCGTTACTCGAAGGCTTCAATGCCAACAATGGAATAGCTTTAGGAAGTGAAACAAGCGATACAAACTTCAGAAAGAACAGCGGCATTACTCCTGATGCAGGCGAAGAAGGTTGGGGACGTTTCCATTGGGAGTTAAAGAACGTCAAAGTTCTTGATGGAGACAAGGTCAAAGAGTGGATTTCGTCAAATGGCAATGGGGTAGGGTGTGCAATCACCGATAATTTTTTCATTGAGAAAAAAACAGAATTAGCAAGCGACTCGGTAGCAAGAGCCAGCCAATTGAAAGCTTCCTCTATCCCACGTTATCACATAGCGGTTGATGTGACATTGGATGTTAAAGAAAATTTCATCGTCAATGACCCAAGCCATGCGAAACCAAAAGGTGGAAAAGATAGAGAGTCTGACAAACGTCCGAATCATACTCCTTTGCGAGACATCAACGGAAAACCACTTTTGCCAAAGCGTTCAATCAAAGGCGCGGTGCGAAGCCAAGCTGAAAAAATCATTCGCACAATGGGCGGCTATGCATGTTATCTTGATGCCAAAGTCGCCAAATGGCAGCAGGACATTTCAGTTGATGATCCAACTGAATACCGCTGCCCGTCCGTCAATAAAGCCAGTGAAGTAGAAAAGCTTTGCCTTGCTTGTCAGCTTTTCGGAGCATCGGGGTGGCGTTCGCCGTTTCAAACTACGCCTTTTTTAGGCGCTAAAGCAATCACTCCAAAAAAACAAGAATTTGTGGCAATAGACCGTTTTACAGGTGGCGGTGCAGAAGGTCATAAATTCAATGCTGAATCATTTCAAAAAACCGTTGCAGCGGATTTGGGATTGACCGGGCAATTTTCAGTTGACCTAAAATCCCTTGAACAACTTGGCGCAGGCAAATGGGCAATCGGACTGTTGGCTTTAACAATGCGCGATTTAGCCGAAGGAGACATCCGAATCGGCATGGGCGCTGCAAAAGGTTACGGTGCGATTGAAGCTAGGTTAATAAGCTTACCCAAAGTTTCTTGGCAAAGCATTCCTGTCGGCTTTCAAACTGGACTGACACAAGAGGATTTAGATCAACTTGATCGCAACACATCGCTTGCAGGTTTAGGGCAATCAACAATCGGGCAATTTTTAATTGATTGCGTTCGAGAATTGGAATCTGTAATAGCCACCAAATAG